DNA from Quercus lobata isolate SW786 chromosome 1, ValleyOak3.0 Primary Assembly, whole genome shotgun sequence:
CCACACCAGGCAACAAAGGGTGTTGGTTTGTGGTTTGGCATTCTTAACTCATTACAATACAtgtatttctctctctaaaactctATTCAAAATGGGCtgatttcttattcttttttgtttcgttgcttcaatttttattttactattagaAAACAATGCAGACCTTAATAAAATGCATGTATAAAAACATTtgtataaaactaaaaattcaacAATCACTACATATTTCTTCATCAAATATTTAGGCAATTAAAAATTGAAGCAACGAAACAAAAAAGACCGACAAAAATTTAACAAccactatatattttttcatcaaACATATAGGtagtaaaaaattgaaacaacgaaacaaaaaagaataagaaatcaatctaaaaaaaaaaaaaaaaaaggaaatcaatCAACCCATAGAGAAGAGAActttagagagagaaatacaTGTATTGTGTTGGGTTGAGAAAGCCAAACCACAAAACCAACACCTTTTGTTGTCTAGCCCTTTATTTCTCTCCCAACTTCCAAGAAACCTAAACCCACCCACAATCTCCACCAAAGTGAAACAACAGTCTCTTCCCATGCTTTAAACCAATCCTCTTCCCTACAACCCTACAATTCTCTTTCCCTCTATCTCTAAGCCTTATTTCACCAAATCAGTACAAATTGCATTGGTGCCGTACACGTATTTATCTCAAAaacacaaactctctctctctctctcaagaaatTCCTTGCTCTTTGCCTTATGTGTCTAGCTTGAGCTTTTCTTTCCCATAACAAACATTAGGAGTTAAGTAACTAGGAGATAAGTGTTgtggtttttattattatttatttttttgtcttttaaattGAATTGCTAGCCCAAATAAAATATGTGAAATTGAGTTTTTGCCCCccaaattgaacaaaccaaatgTTATTGTAGATTTgtctttgcttcttttttttttttcctttttttttaattattatttttaatttttaaaattttattttattttatttttatatagttagtagatatatatatatatatatatatatataaagaggtaaattttcaaaactctccacattaatttaaaattgagTAAAAGATGGATAgtgaatttttaaataaagaggTTAGTTAGGAAAATTATTAATGTTATGATAATTGACTATTTAAAGATGATTATATTTTGGGGTGTTTCAAAATGGCATAGAGTAAGAAGATGAGATGAAGTTAGTATTGGGAAATTTTCAAATAGAGGATTAGAGTAATTTTCCTTAATGGAAAATTTGCCCACCTAATTTTATAAATGGGTAAAATACAATAACTACTTTCCAGGTTCGAGGTAATGCCAAGCATATCCAAGATTTTTTAGAAACAACTCATTTGGTCCTTCAACAAAAATGATGTTACATGTTTAAGAACATATTTTTTCTCCAACAAATGCTATACTCATATTTGAaactctctctatcttttcaCATACAGAAACTCTCGTTCTacctttgtctctctctttttttttttgctttttcttttttttgcttgaccaaatctcaaaattttgaatagtCTGTTTATGGACCCTATGATTCATTCtttgaatttatataattttcctccctttttcttcttaagggtgtgtttggttggaggggtgaaaaagtgggaggatagaaaatggtgggagAATAGAAacgtgggaggatagaaaatattttaatttctctcatttttgtttgtttgggagtgaaaaagtagagggatggaaaaagtgagtttgtataaatttactcatatacccttgttaaaaaaatgatgcacaattaaaataaaaaatatgacaagcaattaaaaaaaaaaaaaaaaacaatcacccaaatttattaaacaataaaaattatgtccagaaaaaaaaatcatgtctaattaaaaaaaataaataaataacactacgtacaacccagaaaatcaaaagaaaaaaggattaaaaaaaaaaaaagagtaggcATTGTTCTTAGaaagtgaaaataataataataataataataataataataaataatgccTTAAAAGGAGCAAATGCCTAGGAAAGCAGgcaggagaaaaaaaaaaaagacaatggAACGAAATTAGTGCAGTGGGCAATTTTGTCATTTATCCATAAAACTCCTCCCACactattttctctctattttggaGAGACAAGTTTTAGGTGGGCCCAGGTGGAAAATGCCTGggccccaccaaaaattttCCTCTTCCTCCCTCCTTACCAAACAACactctttctcattttctctcctattttctctccaatttttttcatcctccctaaaatccaccCATCCAAACATAGTGTAAATTCAACAAAATGAGCAATGCATTTCTTTggttctttttcttaaaataaaatttaacaaagaaGGCAATTACTTTGCTTTTAGtagccaagaaaatcaaagagaaaagccacaaaaatcaaaaggaaaagccACAAAAAGTCTCATTTCCTTTGTGTAGCATTTGGTAGGTGAGAAAACCAAAAGGAAAGGCTccttaaaaaagaaacccaagTTTTTCTCCTCCACAAAGAAACCTGGGAAAATCCAATAGCCAAGATCCTGACTCCACCACAAAATTGCCATAAACCACCAAACTACACATTAAAGTCTTAATACCCATGTTGGTCAAACCCAAATCTAGTCAACAAAATCATCATTGACTCAACGAAAACTGTTCACCCACCACTGCAAGATCTCCATCACTAAAATAGAGAGATGAACAAAAGAAGATCCAtcattggagagagagagagagagatttgagttTAGAATTTGTTTTGAGAACATTGTTATTAATTGTAGGTATGTAACACAATTTGTGTTTAAGGATTAAATGAGCTATTTctaaaaaatcttaattgagCTTGACATTACCCCAAACCTTAAGAATAGTTACTATATTTTACcctttataaattttcaaattcttcCCTAAgtttaaaagaatgaaattgatTAATTTCATGACAATACTAGGAAGCATAGATATCATCATGGGAGAAGTGATGAAGTGTAAACTCGTCAGTTGTAATAGGCAGATGGAACTCCCCGTCAGCACTTGTGTATCTTCAAAAaggggtcaccggtgtggtgcctgtcacaacgcctccgatgccaaagtagAACAGTAAAGCAATTCACAAAACTAGAAAGTAATAAGTATTCTCTTAGAGTCTCAGTATCTATGTACCTTATGCTGCCAATGTGAGGACTTTATATATGTGAGCTTGACTGCTAGCCGTTGGGGTGTTAATGTCTCTCTTTTGTAACGCCTCCAGCCCAATTATAGGGCTTTTATTAGGCTCCAACGGTCTGTTTTACTGGTTTCGTAATTGCTCAGGTTACTTGCTGGCACCATTGAATGACTTTCCTTTCCTCGTCAGTGATGGCTTGTTCGTCGTCAGGGGTGACCTCGTCACTAGGTTGACCTCGTCAAGGTAATGTGTTCTCGTCAttcccatcagttgccccccaaGTTCTGTGGTCGTCAGTTACGTGTCATGAGGGCCACAGAAGGTGAAAAGTTTCTTTTCCTGAGTTGTTTGTGACGCTTGGGGTTTCGTTTCGAATTTAATGAGTGATGGCGGCGCAGTATGGAATGTGGCCACGTGGCATATGTTGATTGAGGGTATTGATGgcatgacccttgggtttcccgctacttttcagtttccttgggtttttggttttaaaaacttttctttttccttcactctggtttttctttcttttcctactCCGAGTGTTTgtctcttttgtttgtttctgcCATCATTCTGATTCTGCTCCGGCGACTTTGACCTTACTCCGGCGACGAATTTCTCCGGCCTCGACTGTTCCACTTTCCAACGTACGCTACTTCTTCGATTTCTCAGATTTTTTCTTCAAGGTCCCTTTACAAATCCccgattttttttctttgtcttttacttttgttgtttttgtgtttgatatttGGGCATTTAGGATTGGGTATCCCTTTTCATGGTTAGTTCCTCTGAGGTTTGGGTAGCTTGCCCctcagtttctttcttttttgctcgctTAGGGGTGGCTTTAGGCGTTTCCGGggacttttttcctttgattgggGACTATCTTTTTGAAGGTAGTGGGTTGAGTGTGGTTCTAGAGGAGCTATCTCCAATTTTAGGCCGGTCACTAGcttggtttgagagagagacgaGGAGGATGTCGGAGGTGAGATCCAGTGAATTAGACACTGGGTTGTCGTTTAGCAGCGGCCCGGTCGAGGGTGATACAGCCGTTTCCACCCCTCGTcaggttagggctttttacgCTCTCAACGAGGAGTGTGGGCTGGACGCTGACACAGTGGCTAGGTTTAAGGATAGGTTCCAGTTCCCTGCGCGGGTCCGCGTTCGTCGGCTTGGTCCTGAGGATCGGGCCTGCCACTTCTTTCTAGGTGAAGTGTGCTTCTACGAGGCTGCTTTCACTTCTGGACTTAGGCTACCCGTCCATCCTTTGGTGATGGAGCTCCTGAGTCATTTTGGCATTGCCTCCGAGCAACTCATGCCTAACTCCTGGAGGATAGTCATTAATTGTATGGAGATTTGGCTGGCTGCCAACGAAGATATGATCAAAGTGAGTGAGCTCGTCCATATCTACCGTttaaaggaatcaaaagagTATGGGTACTATGAACTAGTCCCTTGGACGAGGAGGACTAGAATCATTAAGGGTTTAGCCTCGTCATTCAGGTACTGGAAGTCACGTTTCATTTTCGTGTCCGGGGATGACTTTGAGACCCCTTCTAGCGAggcttggggtgatatcccaaggttacttcgtcggtggggaaccccaaaCTTAGGTGCGTCCATGTTTCTTCTCGTCTGTTTATTTTTGTCTTGCATGTTTGGTCGTCACTAACCACTTGTTCACTTTCTTTTGCAGTTAAAAAACTCCCCAAGTTGAAGAGCAAATACCAGGGTCGTGTTCAGAAGGCAATCGAATACGCAAAGTCGATTGAGAGTTGGGACGATCTCCTTGACCCACAGACACTTGCTTTCTACTGCTTAGGTCCGGATCCATCTCCTTACGTTTTGCGCAGCATTAGCatcgaggagaagaagagtaagtGTTTACCTCGTCAGTACTGACCTTCACTTGCGTACTTTGGATttcttagtctttttttttttttttttttttttttagagatgacGACCAAGTTCAACAAGGATATGTACACCAAGATGAGGGCCAAGAAGGACGAACCCTTGGCTAGTATTGGCAAGAAAGTAGTTCGTGTGACGGGAAAGGGTCCTTCTGTCGTCCCCTCTGTGGATGCTACTCCCATCATCTCGGGAGTTGAGGGTACCCGAGTGGCTTCGCCGGCTACTTCAGTTGAGGAGATCCCTACCCCGTCATCAAAGAGGCCGAGACTGTCAGCCAAAGacaaagagaaggagagagttGGCTCGTCCGTCTTTGATGATGAAGGTGTGGCTGTGGAGCGGGCACATAACGTTGTGAGGGCTGAGGACCTTAAGGTCTTTTCTGGAGTGCCTATCAATGTGGTTGCGAGTCAGCACGTCCATAAGATTGTGCAGGTAAGGCTGTTCAGGCATTTTCCTTGGTTTCTTCTCCCATCAATTTCCccgttttttttttatttttttattgtttttactgACGCACTTATTTTGCTTCATCAGGTGTTGGGGGAGAGCCTTCACCTTGCTTCCGAGTGTCTCACTCAAGAGGCTAAGGTGGCTTCCTTGACGTCCAGGATGGAGGCTCTGGAAAAGGAGAACTCGACGCTGAAGAAAGGACCTCATAGAGTCGATGGACGAGGCTGCCACATTGAAGGAGAAAGTCAAGGCTCTGAATTCTGACTTTAGGGTCGAGCGTCAGCTGAATCTGGAGAAGGACGACCAGCTTCAGGCGGCAAAGGAGAAGTTGAAGACGATCGCTGCCAGGTCCGTCGAGGCCTTTCAGCAAACTGAGGAGTATTCCACAGTATTCTTCAGCTGGTACTTCAAGGGTTTCGAGCTCCTTCGCAGGTACCTTGTCAAGCACCCTACAGGGGTTGATCTGCCGAATTTGGATCTAGAAGTGGTAGATCAAGAGATGGCTACTGACGAGGCTACCCAGTCTTCTGCACCTGAAGGTGACGCCCCTGCTACTGATGACGCCCCTATTGCTGAGAATGCTCCCGCTGCTGCTGACGATACCGTTACTGACGCTCCAGACACTCGAACCTGATACTTAggaaaatttatcttttatatttgccCATtgtgttttgggcttttttggagatgtacatatatatattttttatttctattttcagAACAATGTCTCATGCCACTCCGTTTTATGGGTCTGTAGGAAGAACAAGGATAATTGCCTTccgtttttgggctttttatgaTTTAGTACTTACCTATTTTTGTGGCTATGCTCCTGTCTATGACCTTGCATATGTTTGTGATTTAGTATAAACTTCTTAGCATACCTTGTACTTAGCTGGTAGTTAGCGTAAATTTCTTTAGCCGTGATTTGCTCGTCATTCCTTATCCTTGATGAGGGTTGTTGtcctcctttttcttcttgttctctCTCTTGCGGGTTCGTCAGGATCTTGAGTTCGTTGAGTGGGACTTTGCCATATGCGTAGGCTTTAGGATTATGTCTACGTCACTAGCACGTTCTGGGGACATTCACTTTCTTTTGGGCCTTCGTGAGTTACATCCGTCAAAGCGGAATCTTATTACTTgaccattttttggtgacttacatccggTTAAAGAATCTTGTCACTTAAGtattcgtcagtgatttacatccgtcttagcggaatcttatcacttggccattttttggtgacttacatccggttaaggaatcttgtcacttagggaTTCGtgagtgatttacatccgtcttgccggaatcttatcacttagcttTCACATATTTTGTACCCGCTATGAGGGtcgttagtaacttacatccgtcaaggcggaatcttgttactttagTTTGCCTTATACCCGTTGGCGTTGttgtcagtaacttacatccgtcaaggtgGAATCTTGTTACGTTAGTTCGTCTTACAATTGGCTAGACCTGTTTGCATAAAGacatcaaagttttttttttttttattaaattcaagagTGACTGCATTTGTCTATTACATCTACTGGTGGTACTTTTTTAGgtgctcaatgttccatggtcgagggAGCCTTTGTCCGTCCATGGTTTCCAGGTGATAACTTCCCTGCCTTGAGTAATGAATGACTCGGTAAGGACCTTCCCAAGTAGGACCCAACTTTCCCTATgtagggtctttagttgctGTGGTGGTCCTGCGTAGGACGAGGTCTCCTATGTCCAGTCGTCTAAGTTTGACCCTCTTATCGTAGTATTTGGCCATCTTTTTCTGATACTTCGTCATCTTGTTGGATGCGTTGTCTCTTACTTCGTCTAGACAATCCAGGTTGAGTCGTAGTTCGTCGTCGTTTATCCCTTCGTTGAAAATTCCTCGTCTGATGCTCGTTACCCCCACTTCGATTGGGATTATTGCTTCTGTGTcataggtaagcctgaagggggtttctcctgttGGGGTTCTAGCAGTGGTTCTGTAGGCCCACAGGACATTTGGTAGTTCTTCTGGCCAGGCACCCTTCGCATCATCCAGTctagtcttgataatcttgagcagcgtCCGGTTCGTCACTTCCGTCTGCCCGTTTGCCTGAGGATGCCCTGGGGAcgagaactgattcttgatcccaaGGTTTGAACAGAATTCCCTGAAGCCTTGGCTGTCGAACTACCTCCCAttatctgatatgatcgtcaagggaatcccgaacctgcagattatattcttccacacaaagctCCGGATCCGAGCCTCAGTGATCGTTGCTAGGGCCTCTACTTCAACCCATTTCGTGAAATAATTAATAGCAACAAGtaggaattttacctgacctttaccttggggcaAAGGACCGACGATGTCAATTCCCCACTGTGCGAATGGCCATGGGGAGGCTATAGTCGTCATTCTCTCTGCTGGAAGCCGTTGCACATTCCCGTATCGCTGGCATTTATCGCACCTCCTAACGATCTCAACAGCGTCTACCTGTatggttggccaaaaatatcctGCTCTTACTACCTTGTTCACTAGGGATCTGGAGCCGGTATGGTCGCCACAAATTCCACCGTGAACTTCTTCCAGGATGTATCTAGCCTCTTCCTCGTCGACGCACTTCAAGTAAGGCATaaagaagcctctcttgtacaagGCGTCATTCAAAATCGTGAACCTAGCTCAtctcttcttgatttttttagcTTCTGTGTTTTGAGGGAGGCGCCAATCCTGGAGGTAGGATATTATAGGCGTCATCCAGTTGTCTGTGCTCTGGATGGTGAATGTTGTAATCTCTTCGATACTAGGGTGTTTCTGGACCTCCATCGTCAGGTCTGTGCTAATCCCCCCTTCTTCTGACGACGCTAGTTTTGATACTTCGTCAGCCCCCATATTCTGACTTCTTGGGATCTGCACGAACTCCACTATATCGAACTCCTGAGTTAGTTGTCTCGTCAGcttgaggtatttctgcatcctttcttcctttgcctCGTACTCTCCCCTGATTTGTCCGATCACTAACTTTGAATCACTTTGGATCAACAAGTTTTTGGCACCAAGAGATTTCCCAAACCTCAGTCCCGTCTGTATTCCTTCGTATTCAGCTTCGTTGTTGGTGGCTGGGAACTTTAGTTGGACCCCATATTTCAGTACTTCTCCGTCAGGGGTGGTTATAATGACCCCTACTCCCCCCTTCCTCtgggctgacgaaccatcaGTCTGTATCGTCCAGCTGTCTACCTCGTCGATAATCCCATCCTCATCTGGAAGAGTGAACTCTGCGATGCAGTCCGCCAGAGCTTGTGCCTTGATCGCTGTTCTGGGATGGTACTCGATGTCAAATTGACTAAGTTCAATTGCCCACTGGACCATCCTGCCTGTTGCTTCGGGCTTGTTCATTGATTTTTTGATTGGTTGGTCCGTCATTACAAGAATGGGATTTGCCTGGAAGTATTGCCTTAGCGCAAATGCAATCTTTTCGATCCTTGGGTATCTAGCCTCAGCTCCTTGGAAggcttggctgacgtagtaaaCCGGGAGCTGCTTCTTGCCCTATTCTCTGATCAGGGCTGCACTTGCTACCGAGGCTGACACTGCCAGGTATAAGTATAggttttctccttctttggacGGGCTTAGGAGAGGTGGACTGCTCAGGTAACGTTTTAATTCTTGGAACGCCGCTTCGCACTCGTCGGTCCAAGCAAAAGCCTGCttcaaagttttgaaaaagggcaggcatttgtctgtagccctagagacgaacctgtttaaaGCCGCTATCCTTCTTGTGAGTTTTCGAACAACCTTGACGGTTTTTGGTGAGGCCATGTCGATGATAGCTCGTACTTTCtctgggtttgcttctattcctctctgggacaccatgaatcccaggaACTTCCCCGAGGTtaccccaaaaacacacttaCTTGGATTCAACCTCATCTGGTGTTTTTTGAGGGTTGCAAAAGCTTCCTTCAAGTCGTCCAGATGTGTGAgctcttccttactcttgacgagcatatcgtccacgtacacctccatgttcctgccaatctgttgactgaacattttgttcaccaaCCTCTAATACGtagctccagcatttttcaacccaaaaggcattactttgtaacagtagagtccttgacttgtgatgaaggcggtcttctcctggtcttcctcagccatctttatctggttgtaccctgagaaggcgtccatgaacgtCAATAACTTGTGCCCGACTGTGGAGTCCACGAGCTGGTCTATTCTCGGTAGAgggaagctgtcctttgggcatgccttgttcaggtcggtgaagtctacgcacatcttccattttccatttgctttctttaccaGGACGACGTTGGTGAGCCATTCAGGATAATACACTTCCCGGATGAATCCAGCCGTCAAGAGTTTAGTAACTTCCTCTGCAACTGCCTGATCTCGTTTTGGGGCGAAGGTTCTTCGTCGTTGCTGAACGGGTTTCCGTTCTGGGTCCACATTCAGCCTGtgctggatgacttctggagatatgcccagcatgtcctcgtgactccatgcaaagacatctagaTTCTCTTTAAGGAACCTTATGAGCCTTGTTCTCATCTCGGGGCTCAACGTCGTCCCTATCTTGGTCGTCTTGTTCGCATCTCCTTCTACCAATTCCACTGTTTCCAGGACCTCTatcctgtcttcttctttttttttcaatcatccATGTGTGGTTCTCCTTCCCAGCTAGTACAGCTTGATAGCATTCTCTTGCCAGGACTTGATCACCCTTCACTTCACCGACGCCATTATCTGTTGGGAATTTCACTTTCAGACAGTAGGTTGACGTCGTCGTTTTCCACTTGTTGAGGGTGGGCCTCCtaatgatgacattgtaggatgagGGACAATCTACCACCAAGAAGTCTACTTGTTTGGTCAACTGTACTGGGTAGGTTCCTGCCGTCATCATCAATGTCACTATGTCTCTGGGGTAGACCCTGTCTCCACTGAAGCTGACGAGTGGAGAGTCAAAAGAGCAAAGTCTTTTAGGACCTAGTCTCAGTTGTTGGAAGGCTGGGAAGTAGATGATGTCCGCGGAACTTCCGTTATCAACGAGGATCTTTTTggtattgaacccttctatattCAGCATTATGACCAGGGGATCGTTGTGGGGCAGCTTTAGTCCCATGACGTCTCCTTCACTGGAAGACATGTCCTGGTATGTTCGTCGGTGCTTGGACG
Protein-coding regions in this window:
- the LOC115953821 gene encoding uncharacterized protein LOC115953821, which gives rise to MPYLKCVDEEEARYILEEVHGGICGDHTGSRSLVNKVVRAGYFWPTIQVDAVEIVRRCDKCQRYGNVQRLPAERMTTIASPWPFAQWGIDIVGPLPQGKGQFSSPGHPQANGQTEVTNRTLLKIIKTRLDDAKGAWPEELPNVLWAYRTTARTPTGETPFRLTYDTEAIIPIEVGVTSIRRGIFNEGINDDELRLNLDCLDEVRDNASNKMTKYQKKMAKYYDKRVKLRRLDIGDLVLRRTTTATKDPT